In Salmo salar chromosome ssa15, Ssal_v3.1, whole genome shotgun sequence, one genomic interval encodes:
- the atf3 gene encoding cyclic AMP-dependent transcription factor ATF-3 — MMLQHPGFSLSDISASALVRCLSPPGTLTLEDFTNFTPLVKEELRHAIQNKRLSNGLSTDMSDCVSSSSDRTSEAPSVKREEIPEESDRRKRRRERNKVAAAKCRNKKKEKTDCLQKESEVLESVNSELKAQIEELKNQKQQLVYMLNLHRPTCIVRAQNGQTPEDERNLFIQQIKEGTLQMEQLDHHHTSVPTTCGHH; from the exons ATGATGCTTCAGCATCCGGGATTCAGCCTGTCCGACATCAGCGCGTCAGCCTTGGTACGCTGCCTGTCCCCGCCCGGAACACTCACGCTCGAGGACTTCACCAATTTCACTCCCCTGGTAAAGGAGGAGTTGCGACACGCTATCCAGAACAAGCGGCTGTCCAACGGACTGAGCACCGATATGAGCGACTGTGTGAGCTCAAGTTCAGACAGAACGTCTGAAGCTCCAAGTGTCAAGAGGGAG GAAATCCCAGAGGAAAGTGACAGGAGGAAAAGAAGACGAGAAAGAAACAAAGTAGCTGCTGCCAAATGTAGGAATAAGAAGAAGGAGAAAACTGACTGCCTTCAAAAG gagtctgaggtactAGAGTCAGTGAACTCTGAGCTGAAGGCCCAGATTGAGGAACTGAAAAACCAGAAGCAGCAGCTGGTCTACATGCTGAACCTCCACCGACCCACCTGCATCGTACGGGCCCAGAACGGCCAGACCCCCGAGGATGAGAGGAACCTGTTCATCCAGCAGATCAAGGAGGGTACCCTGCAGATGGAACAGCtggaccaccaccacacctcagtGCCAACCACCTGTGGCCATCACTGA